In a single window of the Elaeis guineensis isolate ETL-2024a chromosome 6, EG11, whole genome shotgun sequence genome:
- the LOC105060041 gene encoding BTB/POZ domain-containing protein At3g50780, producing MADFRVRRLDPAQTKIRNVPIAVTPEGFWCCPSPAVLQKTLKNHNHQSKQKGSPPPLKDPSVQKASTPPTEKIPLSNQLKSRAVSDDQRCMTLDASAASPTKAPERPPKSNGENQQRKIRVGFGQPETSDLKVILFGKEGIVVRMSVHRNILAEHSSFFADKLSTESPVPYIEIMDCEDVEIYVETVGLMYSKEVKHRLIKQSVPRILCILKVAESLGYRSCVKSCLDYLEAVPWVGEEEENVVTSIRHLQNDKYGVNPILKRVASDISNPPNDTLTRVLELVLKSNEDRGRRETKSLVLKLFKENNLWTNGSADICTETLNGSCQNCLDSLLALLRQASEPGFVDKSLESKDPVVRRIALEADNLLWLVEILADRHMAGEFAVMWSSQNELAELHSKLPIVSRHPVSSITARLFVAIGRGEMLPSKDTRQQLLHVWLQPLIDDYSWLQHGCRSFDRKVVEEGIGQTILTLPLEDQQNILLSWLGSFLKVGDNCPNLQRAFEVWWRRTFIRPYVEQQGNLAQLDRS from the exons ATGGCTGATTTTAGAGTTAGAAGGCTTGACCCAGCTCAGACAAAGATCAGAAATGTTCCCATTGCAGTGACTCCAGAAGGGTTCTGGTGTTGCCCTTCCCCTGCTGTACTTCAAAAGACCCTCAAAAATCATAATCACCAAAGCAAACAAAAAGGGTCACCACCACCATTGAAGGATCCTTCAGTTCAGAAGGCTTCAACACCTCCAACAGAAAAGATACCACTTTCTAACCAGTTAAAATCTAGGGCTGTTTCCGATGATCAGCGATGTATGACCCTGGATGCTTCTGCTGCAAGTCCAACAAAAGCTCCTGAGAGGCCACCAAAATCAAATGGTGAGAACCAACAACGAAAGATACGTGTTGGATTTGGTCAGCCTGAGACCAGCGATTTGAAAGTCATTTTGTTTGGAAAGGAAGGGATTGTTGTGAGAATGAGTGTTCACAGGAACATTCTTGCAGAACATAGCAGCTTCTTCGCAGATAAGCTCTCTACAGAGTCTCCAGTACCATATATTGAAATAATGGACTGTGAGGATGTGGAGATTTATGTTGAGACTGTGGGATTGATGTACTCTAAAGAAGTGAAGCACAGATTGATCAAGCAAAGTGTTCCACGTATACTCTGCATTCTAAAG GTTGCAGAATCACTTGGCTACCGTTCCTGCGTCAAGTCATGCTTAGATTATCTGGAAGCAGTTCCTTGggttggagaagaagaagagaatgtgGTAACATCTATCCGACACCTTCAGAATGATAAGTATGGAGTCAATCCTATACTGAAACGAGTAGCTTCTGACATCTCCAATCCTCCTAATGATACACTTACTCGTGTATTGGAGCTGGTTCTCAAAAGCAATGAGGATCGAGGTCGCCGAGAGACGAAATCCTTGGTGTTGAAGCTTTTTAAGGAAAATAATCTTTGGACCAATGGATCTGCAGACATATGCACTGAAACTTTAAATGGTTCTTGTCAGAACTGCTTAGACTCGCTATTAGCTCTTTTAAGACAAGCATCTGAACCTGGTTTTGTGGATAAATCTTTGGAAAGCAAAGATCCTGTTGTTCGGCGGATAGCTCTAGAGGCAGATAATCTTCTTTGGCTAGTTGAGATTTTGGCTGACAGGCATATGGCAGGTGAGTTTGCAGTGATGTGGAGTAGCCAGAATGAGCTAGCTGAATTACACTCAAAGTTACCAATTGTGTCACGTCACCCAGTGAGCTCCATCACAGCTAGGCTTTTTGTTGCAATTGGAAGAGGAGAGATGCTTCCATCAAAGGACACCCGCCAGCAGCTGTTACATGTTTGGTTGCAGCCACTTATCGATGACTACAGTTGGTTACAGCATGGATGTAGATCATTTGATCGAAAGGTTGTGGAGGAAGGAATTGGTCAAACCATTCTTACACTTCCTTTGGAAGATCAGCAAAATATTTTGCTCTCATGGTTGGGAAGTTTCTTAAAGGTTGGCGATAACTGCCCAAATCTTCAGAGAGCCTTTGAGGTCTGGTGGAGGAGGACTTTCATAAGGCCATATGTTGAACAGCAGGGAAACCTTGCACAATTAGATAGAAGTTGA